Proteins encoded within one genomic window of Candidatus Scalindua japonica:
- a CDS encoding adenylyl-sulfate reductase subunit alpha, whose amino-acid sequence MTDISTVNLDTDILIIGGGAAGCMAAIEAKKTDPNIRCIIMEKAHIERSGCLAMGLNAINAYLNNGQTPEKFTKYISDEFCGVIREDLVYSIAEGLNESVKQVEDLGLPIEKDQNGDYVTRGRRSIRIFGERLKPILAAAVYRAKVGVLNRVAATNFIFDGERVKGAYGFSNRDGKLYVVHARAVIVTTGGASGIYKPIKKGDARNTTWYCPWNVGTGYAMGIRIGAEMTSFENRFVPLRVKGVNAPTGTIAQGSDIMHRNALGEEYLEDRYKHLGGEKCLSIYRLLGTLQEEKAGKGPCYLDTGGLSVEAEEKLKMSYLNMNPAIVLLWANDGYGPSKRPVEISGMEPVVIGGHCQAGYWIDIERRTTIDGLYAAGDVAGGAPKKYVSGAWVEAKIAVKTAIEEITNVELLHINEDAVNNEKGRILCCLNGSKELSHEELEISFHEIMDEYAGGVTAHYELTETKLIIARDKLKGLEDKLRNLRAEDNHGVVSCMELIDKFDVAKVLIEHLIYRQETRWPIFQTRLDYPERDDINWLGFVNSVFDPVNDKVKIIKRALNETLCNI is encoded by the coding sequence ATGACAGATATCTCAACAGTAAATCTGGATACTGATATTTTGATTATCGGAGGAGGCGCCGCCGGGTGTATGGCGGCAATTGAGGCTAAAAAGACCGATCCGAATATTAGATGCATTATTATGGAAAAAGCACACATTGAAAGGAGTGGTTGTCTTGCAATGGGGCTTAATGCGATAAATGCTTATCTGAATAATGGTCAGACACCCGAGAAATTTACTAAGTATATAAGTGATGAATTTTGCGGTGTTATTCGAGAAGACCTGGTCTATTCAATTGCGGAGGGTCTTAATGAATCGGTTAAACAGGTTGAAGACCTGGGTCTTCCAATTGAAAAAGATCAAAATGGTGATTATGTGACCAGGGGCAGGAGGAGTATAAGAATTTTTGGTGAGAGACTGAAGCCTATTCTTGCGGCAGCCGTTTATCGCGCGAAAGTGGGTGTATTAAACAGGGTCGCTGCGACAAATTTTATTTTTGATGGCGAACGGGTAAAAGGTGCATATGGATTTAGCAATCGTGACGGCAAACTTTATGTCGTTCATGCCAGGGCGGTAATTGTAACTACCGGTGGTGCTTCGGGAATTTACAAGCCAATAAAAAAAGGCGATGCGCGTAACACGACCTGGTATTGTCCCTGGAACGTGGGAACAGGTTATGCGATGGGTATTCGTATTGGTGCGGAGATGACAAGCTTTGAAAATCGATTTGTCCCCTTGAGAGTTAAAGGAGTAAATGCCCCGACAGGGACAATAGCCCAGGGATCAGATATAATGCATAGGAATGCTCTGGGAGAAGAATATCTGGAAGATCGATATAAACATCTTGGAGGAGAGAAATGTCTCTCTATCTATCGCTTATTAGGAACTTTACAGGAAGAGAAGGCCGGTAAGGGCCCATGCTACCTGGACACCGGAGGCCTAAGTGTTGAGGCGGAAGAAAAGCTAAAGATGTCTTATTTAAACATGAATCCCGCAATCGTCCTTTTATGGGCGAATGATGGATACGGTCCCAGTAAACGACCTGTGGAAATAAGTGGTATGGAGCCAGTTGTAATTGGGGGGCATTGTCAGGCCGGTTATTGGATTGACATAGAAAGAAGAACAACTATAGATGGTCTGTATGCTGCGGGAGATGTTGCTGGAGGCGCTCCCAAGAAATATGTAAGCGGTGCCTGGGTTGAGGCAAAGATAGCAGTAAAGACAGCTATTGAAGAAATCACAAATGTTGAATTACTGCATATAAACGAAGATGCAGTAAATAATGAGAAAGGGAGAATTTTATGTTGTTTGAATGGGAGCAAAGAATTATCTCATGAAGAATTGGAAATAAGTTTTCATGAGATAATGGACGAATATGCCGGTGGCGTAACTGCGCATTATGAATTGACAGAAACTAAGCTGATTATTGCCAGAGATAAACTTAAGGGACTAGAGGATAAATTGCGTAATCTTCGTGCAGAGGATAATCACGGAGTTGTTTCGTGTATGGAACTGATTGATAAGTTTGATGTCGCAAAAGTATTGATAGAACATCTTATCTATAGGCAAGAGACGCGTTGGCCGATTTTTCAAACTCGCTTGGATTATCCTGAAAGGGATGATATCAACTGGCTGGGATTTGTTAATTCCGTTTTTGATCCGGTAAATGACAAGGTGAAAATTATCAAAAGAGCATTAAACGAAACTCTCTGTAATATTTAG
- a CDS encoding universal stress protein has protein sequence MDKILLILSTTRKSDKSVEEAVEIASKENAKLINLFIVDYEVPQKIFDSLTEEGWIGGKTTKNLYNAVLDEYSVLGKEKILEVEEAARNKGINYKSIIKSGTFVDVALSVAEKEQVNMIIVTRRKRSHLSRFFFGSAVAELKEKVTCEIKIIDE, from the coding sequence ATGGATAAAATATTATTAATACTGTCAACTACAAGGAAATCAGATAAGAGCGTTGAAGAGGCAGTTGAAATTGCGAGCAAAGAAAACGCTAAACTGATTAATCTTTTTATTGTAGATTATGAGGTACCGCAGAAAATATTTGATAGTTTGACTGAGGAGGGATGGATAGGGGGAAAAACAACCAAAAATCTTTATAATGCGGTTTTGGATGAATACTCTGTTCTGGGAAAAGAGAAGATTTTAGAGGTTGAAGAGGCAGCTCGAAACAAAGGTATTAATTACAAATCAATTATTAAAAGCGGTACTTTTGTTGATGTTGCGTTATCTGTTGCTGAGAAAGAACAGGTGAACATGATAATAGTTACGAGGAGAAAAAGATCTCATTTATCAAGATTTTTCTTCGGATCTGCAGTAGCAGAGCTGAAAGAGAAAGTAACGTGTGAAATAAAAATTATAGATGAATAA